The genomic segment CGACAACACGACGAGCCAGTACGTGCTGAATCCCCAGCCGGCGTCGTTCCCGGGGATGCAGTTGAACGTCCGCGTCGACTACTCCAACAACGGTGTCCGGTCGGCGGCGCCGCTTTCGGCGGGGATCCCCCCCGGCCCCCTGGGGCCCCCCTACGTCCTCGGACCCACCCATGCGGGATTCCACGAGGTGATCGCCACGTGCACCTTGCCGCCGAACCCGCAGGTCGGCGGCCAGGCGGTGGCGTACGTCCCGGAGAACAATCAGCAGGCGCAGCTGAACCTGTATCTGCGATGAAGGGGTAGGAGCGCATGGGCCGGATGCTGGCGATCGAGATCTCCCCGAAGGTGATCCGGGCGATCGAGTACCAGCCGGGCGAGCGCCCGGTTCGGATCTACCGTGCGGCCGTCACCGAGCGGCCCGGCGGGGAGCCGGCGGCGGTGGGACAGTTCCTTCGCGACTTCCTCGCGCGGAGCGGCTTCACGGCGAAGACCGCCATGGTGACCTACCTCGGGCCGGTGATCGAACACAGGATCTACACCATTCCGCCGGTCACCGGGGACACCCGCGACGAGCTTCTCCGCGGGAAGATCGCGCAGGAGACGCAGACCGCGGTCGCGGAGCTGCGGGTGACGGGCGAGGTCGTCGGGAAGGTCACGGAGCAGGGGTATGAACGTCACGAGGTGATGACGCTCTACACCCCGGAGTTCGAGATCCGGCGGCTCGTCTTCCTGCTGGTGGAAGCGGGGCTGACGCCGGTCCGGGTCATCTCGATTCCGGTCGCTCTCGCGGGGCTGCACCCCGCCGAAGCCGCGGACGAGCTGTGCGGGTTCCTCCACGTGGAGCCGTCCCGGTGCGTGATCTCCGTTTCCGGAACGGGCAAGCTGCGATTCGCGCGGGAGTTCGGGCTGGAGCGGCCGACCGGCGCTCCGGCGCCTGCGGGGACGGAGTACGGGACGATCGACCTCGGAGGCGGAGGCGGCGATTCGCCCCCGCCGCCTTCCGAACAGGAGATGTACGCGGAGCGGCTGGTCACGGAGCTCACCCGGTCCCTCCTCTACTTCCGCCAGATTTCCCGCGGGGGGAGCGTCACCCGCCTCTACTGGAGCGGCGATCCGCCGCCGCAGGAGGCGAAGCGGCTGATCTTCGAGCGGCTGAAGCTCGAGGTGGCGACCCACCCCGCGGCTTCCGCCGCGACGTTCGACGGCGGGGTCGACGGGGACGCCGCCGTGCTCGGAGCGGCCGTCGGGATGGCCGCCGCCGAGTGGGCGGAGGGACGCGTCAACCTGCTGCCGGCGGAATACCTGCAGCGGAAGGAGCGGCGGGGGAGCCTCATCGCGGTGGCCGTCATCCTCGCGGTGTTCTGGGCGGCGAACGCGGGGCTCTACATGGGGCTGCGGAACGCTTCGATGCGGTACCGGGACGCGTTGGGCGGCTCGCAGGCGATCAGCAGGAGCACGGAGGCGTCCCGGCAGGACGTCTCCCGGTGGATGTCGCTCAAGGCCGCGCTGGACCGGGCGGAGAGGGGGGAGCAGCAGTACGCAACTCCGTTCACCCGCTGGAAGGGGCTGCTCGGCGCGCTGGGGAGCGCCGTCCCGCCGGAAATGCGTTTCCTCTCCGCCACGTTCACGCCCTCCGAACCGGGCGACGTCGGCGCGGCGGCGGGCCGCGCGGAGGTCCGGGGAATCGTGACGGCGGGGACGCCGGCCGACGCGCAGAGGAAGGTGAACGCATTCCTCTCCGCCGTGCGCGCCCAACCGGTGGCGGCGGATGCCGGGTACTCCATCCTCGAGGTCCGGCCGCGCGACGAGGAAGCGGGCGGCGGGTGCGAGCAGGAGTTCTTCCTGAACTTCACGATGCGGGAGCGGTAGGAGATGCGGATCAACCTCTGGAAGAAGGAAGGAATCCTTCCCCTGCTCCTCGGAGTGTTCGCATTGGGCGCGGCGTCGTACTTCCTCCTGTTCGCTCCGGAGCTGCGCACGATCCGGGAACTCAAGGCGGAGATCGCTGTGAAGGATTCCGAGGTCGGGGAGGCGCTGAAGCTCCGGGCGATGGTCGCCGCGTCCCGCGCCGGCGAGGGGGCGAAATGGGAGCAGCGGCTCCGCCTGTGGAACGAGCGCGTCCCGACCGCCCCCGAAACGGAACGGCTTCTGGCGGAGGTGGGGGAGCTGGCCGTGCGGCACAACCTGAAGGCGTTCGGCCTCGCGCCGGCGGTGGCCGACCCGTCGACCGCGCCGGGGGCTCCCCCGGCCGAGGCGGAGCGGAAGGGGCCGGCCGGCATCGGCGGGGAGCGGATGGTGGAGAGCCGGTACCGCGTCTCGTTCCGTTCCTCCTACCGGGACCTCGCGGAATTCCTGGACGCGATGCCGAAGACGCGGCGTTTGCTCACGGTGCGTTCCGTGACGGTCAGGGAGAAGTCCGACGCCATGCTGGCGACGGTGGAATTCTCGGCCTGGCACCGGGTGATCCGATGAGGCCGATCCGGGAACTGATGCAGGACAAGCGGGTGGCCGGAGCGCTCGCGGCGGTCGCGCTGGTGTTCGTCGCCTACCGGGTGTTCCAGTCGACGGGTTCTTCGCCGCCGCCGGCCGGGCAAAGCGCCGATGCCCCGGCTCCTCCCGCCGCGACGGAGCCGCCGCCCGCCGCGTTCGAACCGGTCGCCGCCCCGCCGTCCGCGGAATTTCCTCCCGGGTGGTCCGGACCGGCGTGGACGTGGGAGCGGAACCCGTTTCTTCCTCCCGCCCGGGAGAGGATCCCCGGGAGAGCGGGCGGAGCGGTCAACGGCGGGGAAGCGCGCCCTGCGGCCGCCGGAACGGACGGCACCGTTCCGGAGCTCCGGGGAACCGTGGTCAGCCGGGAATCATCGATGGCCATTTTCGGGAACCGGCTGATTCCCGTCGGGGGGACGATCGGGGAGTGGACCCTCGTTGCGGTCGACCCGTACCGTGTATCGCTCCGCAAGGGGAGCGAGATCCGGGTGCTGGAACTGTACAGGCAGTAAGGGACGACTCGAGCGGGAAGCGGGCGTCCGGAGGGAAAGGAGGTTCGACGGTGAAAACCCTGGTAGTTGCCGTGATCGGCCTGACGGCGGTGGGCTTCGGATGTGCGAAGTCCCAGGTGGTCCGGAAATCGCCCCCTCCGCCGGTGACGGTGGCGCGGGAGGCCCCGCCGGCCGCGCCGGCGCCCGCCGCGTCCGCCGCGAAGCCGTCTCCGCTTCCCGATGCGCCCGTGGAGGGGGTCGAGGAGGCACGTCGGTCCCCCGCCGAGTTCCGCAAGCCGTCGCGGCGGTACACCCTCGTGATGACGGGGGCCGACGCGCGGGAGCTGTTCCTGTCGCTGGCGCGGGAGAACGACTTCAACCTCGTCCTTTCGCCGGAGGTGGGCGGGACGGTGACGCTCGACATCAAGGAGGCGACCGCGGAGGAGCTGATGGACGAGGTGTGCGGGATGCTCGGCTGCCGGGCGGCGTTCACCGGGAACACGGTTCGGGTCGCCCCCGCGAAGCGGCACACGCGGGTCTTCCCCGTCGACTACCTGCTCACGGGCCGCACCGGCCAGGGGTCGCTCATGGCGTCCACCTCCGCCACCGGCAGCAGCACCGGCGCGTCGAGCGAGAGCCAGAGCACGAACAGCGTCACGACGGAGGAGAAGGGGGATTTCTGGGGCGGGCTGGCCGAGGAGGTCGGGGCGTTCCTCTCCCCCGGCGGCGGGAAGGTGATCGTCAACCGGACCGCTGGGACCGTCACGGTGACCGACTACCCGGAGAACCTCGAGCAGGTCGCGCGCCACCTCCGGGGGCTCGAGGCGCGGGTCCGCGCGGGGGTCGTGATCGAGGCGAAGATCTTCGAGGTGACCCTGGACGACGAGACGAAGTACGGCATCGACTGGTCCGCGCTGCCGGACCTCTCCTCCCTTTCCCTCTCGGGGTCGCTCTCCGCCGGGGCGGCCGCAACCCAGTCCCTCTCCACCGGGGCGACGGCGATCCAGATCGGAGTGGCCGGTTCGAAGTTCAACGCGTTCCTGGACGCGCAGGCGAAGGCGGGGAACCTGAACGTCCTCTCCGCGCCGAAGGTGTCCACCCTGAACAACCAGAAGGCGATCATCCGGATCGGGCGGCAGGACGTGTTCTTCCGGGCGATCGTCACCCCCGCCAGCACGACCTCCGCCGCCTTCACGACGTTCACCCCCGACAGCGTCACCGAGGGAATCGTCTTGAGCGTGACGCCGCAGATCGGGCAGGACGGGCGGATCATGCTGTCCATCCACCCGTCGATCACGGAAAAGGTCGGGACCGCGACCGCGCCGGACAGGAACACCGCGCCGATCCTCGACATCCGGGAGACGAACACGGTGGTCTCCGTGGCGGACGGGGAGACGGTCTTCATCGGAGGGCTCATGCAGGAACGGACGCAGGAGACCGTCACATCGGTCCCGATCCTGGGAGACATCCCGTACGTCGGGGCGCTGTTCCGGTCGAACGATCAGACGAAGAAGAAGACCGAGCTGGTGATCCTCATCTCGCCGCGGGTCATCCGGACGACGGAGGGTGCGGAGGTCGCCGCCGCGGAGCGGGAGCGGCTGGAGAACCTTACGCGCGGGCATCGGATCGGAGGGCGGCCGTGGCTGTACGGCACGGAGGGGGAGCGGGAAACGCTCCGCCCCTGGAACTGACATGTACGAGGAATACTTTCGCCTGAAGGAGAAGCCGTTCTCGCTCACGCCGGACCCGGAGTTCCTCTTCCTGTCCGACAGCCACCAGCAGGCGCTCGAGCACCTGCTCTTCGGCCTGGAATCGGGAGAAGGGTTCATCGTGGTCACCGGCGATATCGGCGTCGGGAAGACCACCGTGTGCCGCGCGCTGCTCCGCCGGATTCCGGAGCGGTTCACGACGGCCCTGGTCGTCAACACCCTCCTCACCGAGAAGGAGCTGCTCCGCACGATCCTCGGCGATTTCGGCGTGGATGTGCCCGACGGGACGCGGAAGGACCTCCTGGACGCGTTGAACCGCTTCCTGCTCGCCGAGGCGGCGGCCGATCGGCGGCCGGTCCTCATCATCGACGAGGCGCAGAACCTAGCCGCCCCGCTCCTGGAGCAGGTCCGCCTGCTCTCGAACCTGGAGACCGAGAAGCGGAAGCTCCTCCAGATCGTCCTGTTCGGCCAGAGGGAGCTGCAGGAGAAGCTCGCGCTTCCGGAGCTGCGGCAGTTCAACCAGCGCGTCACCGTCCGCGCGCGGATCCTTCCGCTTTCCGCCCGGGAAACGTCCCGGTACGTCCACCATCGGCTGAGCGTCGCGGGCGCCTCCGGCGGGGCGTTCCTCTCCCCGGCGGCGGAGAAGCTCCTCTTTCGACGGTCGAAGGGCGTTCCCCGGCGGATCAACCAGCTGTGCGACCGTGCGCTCCTGGCGGCCTGCCTGCGGAGCGCGGCCCGCGTGGAGCGCGAGGACGTGGTACGCGCCGTGGCTTCGCTGGCCGACGCCGGCGGCGCGGCCGCGGGTCCGTGGCGCTGGCTCCGCTGGAAAGGAGGGTGGGCGTGAGCCTCCTGCAGGACGCCCTTCGACGGGCGCAAAAGACGGGGGACGGGCCGTCACAGCTCCCCCTCGGACCGCTTCCGGGAGGGGCCGCCGGACGTCCGAAGACGCGCGTGAAGTTGTTGATCGGCGTCCTCGCCGCCGCCTTCGTCGTCGGCGCCGGGGGAGTCCTCCTCCTGTCCCGCATGGGCGCGGCGCCGCCCGCGCAACCTCCTGCGTCCCCGGTCGCGGCGCCGCCCGCTCCGGTCGCACCGCCGCCGGCGCCCCAGGCCGCAGCGCCGCCGGCCCCTCCCGCATCCGTTCCGGCGAAACCGGCGGCGAAAAACGCTCCATCGCGGCGTTTTCCGGCGCGGCGGGCCGCCCCGGCCGCGGCCGCGGCGGATCCGGCCGTCGTCCTTCCCCCGTCCGAGGCGCCGGTCGAGAGAAAGGAAACCGCGGGGACGGCGAAGGATCCGGTCCTGGAAACGTTCAACGCGGGGGTGGCGGCCCTCGAACGGGGCGATGCGGAAGGCGCGGCCCGCCGGTTCCGCGAGGCGACCGCGTCGTCGCCGACGCTCGTGGAAGGCTGGAACGGCCTCGGCCTCTCCCTTCTTCGCCAGGGGAAGTTCGGCGACGCCGACGCGGCGTTCACGCGCGTGCTGGCCCTCTCTCCCCGCTACGTTCCCGGCCTGGTCAACGCCGGGCTGCTTCGGCTCGCGGAGGGGAGGGTGGAGGAGAGCGCCGCCCTCTTCGCCCGGGCCTCCGAGATGTCCCCCGGCGCGTCCGCTCCCCGCGTGAACCTCGCCGTGGCCCAGGCGCGGCTGGGGAGGCTCGGGGAAGCCGAGGAGACGCTGTTGTCCGCCAGGCGCCGGTTTCCCGGGAACGCGGACGTCCTCTACCACCTAGGCACCGTGTACGACCGGATGGGGGATCGCGGGAGGAGCGCGGAGGCGTACTCGGCGTTCCTGTCCGCCTCCGCCGGTGCGAGGCCGGCCCTCGAGGAGCGCGTCCGGGAGCGGCTGCGCGGCATCCGGTGAGGCGCCCCCGGAACGCGCCGGCTTGACGCCGGTCCGCGGGGCCGTCAGAATGATCGTACGAATCGGAAGTTCCCGCCGGGGCAATGGGAAGATGGTGAGAGACCATCGCTGCCCCGCAACTGTGACCGGTTACGAAATCCGCAACGGAGCCACTGCCCGGACGATCGGCGAACGGGCGGGAAGGCGCGGAGAGTAGGCGGGCGGCCCTTTCACCGGGCCGCTGAGAGCCGGGAGCCAGGATACCTCTCCGGCGGGGAGCAAACCCGAAGCGCCTTTCGCGGGAGAAGGGCCGGGACGGTCACGCGGGCTTCGAGTCACCGCACCCCCCACCCGTTCCACCGCGAGGCTTTCGGGTCGGGGGGTGTTCCTTTTGGTCCGCTCAGACGCCGTCGCAGCATCCCCGTTCCGCCGGGGAGTCGTTCTTCTCGCGGCGACGGCCATCCTTGCCGTTTCCTCCGCGGCCGCCACCATCGACGCGGCCGACCGGTTCCCGCTCGCGATGCGGGACGACCGGGGCGTCACGGTCCGGCTCCCTTCCCCCCCGAGGAGAGTCGTATCCCTCGCCCCCAGCCTCACCGAGAGCGTGTTCCTCCTCGGCAAGGGGAACCTCCTCGCCGGCGTGACGCGGTACTGCAATTTTCCCCCCCCCGCCGCGTCCCTCCCGAAGGTCGGGGGGGTGACCGACCCGGACGTGGAGCGGATCGTCGCCCTGTCGCCCGACATCGTCCTGTGCACGACCGACGGCAACCCGCGCGGGAAGGTCGCGGCCCTCGAGGAGATGGGGATCCCCTGCTTCGCCACCGCCCCCCAGGATCTCGACTCCGTCTTCTCCACGATCGAGCGCATCGGAGCAGTGCTGGGCGACGCCTCCCGCGGCCGCTCGGAAGCCGCGGCGCTCCGGCGTCGCGCGGAACGCGTCCGCCGCGTCGCCGGGAAAAGAGGTTCCGGCGCCGCTCCGTCCGTCCTGTTCGTCGTTTCCACCTCGCCGGTCATCGTCGCCGGAAACGGCACCTTCATGGACGAGCTCGTCCGGACGGCGGGCGGCAGGAACGCGGCGGCGGGCTACTTCGGCCGGTACCCGCGGCTGTCGGTCGAGGACCTCGTGGCGGCGAGCCCGGACGTGATCTTCGTGGCGGGGATGGCGGGGGTCGAACGGTTTCCGGAG from the Deltaproteobacteria bacterium genome contains:
- a CDS encoding AAA family ATPase, with the translated sequence MYEEYFRLKEKPFSLTPDPEFLFLSDSHQQALEHLLFGLESGEGFIVVTGDIGVGKTTVCRALLRRIPERFTTALVVNTLLTEKELLRTILGDFGVDVPDGTRKDLLDALNRFLLAEAAADRRPVLIIDEAQNLAAPLLEQVRLLSNLETEKRKLLQIVLFGQRELQEKLALPELRQFNQRVTVRARILPLSARETSRYVHHRLSVAGASGGAFLSPAAEKLLFRRSKGVPRRINQLCDRALLAACLRSAARVEREDVVRAVASLADAGGAAAGPWRWLRWKGGWA
- a CDS encoding tetratricopeptide repeat protein, encoding MSLLQDALRRAQKTGDGPSQLPLGPLPGGAAGRPKTRVKLLIGVLAAAFVVGAGGVLLLSRMGAAPPAQPPASPVAAPPAPVAPPPAPQAAAPPAPPASVPAKPAAKNAPSRRFPARRAAPAAAAADPAVVLPPSEAPVERKETAGTAKDPVLETFNAGVAALERGDAEGAARRFREATASSPTLVEGWNGLGLSLLRQGKFGDADAAFTRVLALSPRYVPGLVNAGLLRLAEGRVEESAALFARASEMSPGASAPRVNLAVAQARLGRLGEAEETLLSARRRFPGNADVLYHLGTVYDRMGDRGRSAEAYSAFLSASAGARPALEERVRERLRGIR
- a CDS encoding ABC transporter substrate-binding protein, with protein sequence MVRSDAVAASPFRRGVVLLAATAILAVSSAAATIDAADRFPLAMRDDRGVTVRLPSPPRRVVSLAPSLTESVFLLGKGNLLAGVTRYCNFPPPAASLPKVGGVTDPDVERIVALSPDIVLCTTDGNPRGKVAALEEMGIPCFATAPQDLDSVFSTIERIGAVLGDASRGRSEAAALRRRAERVRRVAGKRGSGAAPSVLFVVSTSPVIVAGNGTFMDELVRTAGGRNAAAGYFGRYPRLSVEDLVAASPDVIFVAGMAGVERFPEETTRWREVPAFRDEAVYTLDGDLVTRPGPRLVAALEEISGYLSAWAARPGESNSGRDGRKR
- a CDS encoding secretin N-terminal domain-containing protein; this translates as MKTLVVAVIGLTAVGFGCAKSQVVRKSPPPPVTVAREAPPAAPAPAASAAKPSPLPDAPVEGVEEARRSPAEFRKPSRRYTLVMTGADARELFLSLARENDFNLVLSPEVGGTVTLDIKEATAEELMDEVCGMLGCRAAFTGNTVRVAPAKRHTRVFPVDYLLTGRTGQGSLMASTSATGSSTGASSESQSTNSVTTEEKGDFWGGLAEEVGAFLSPGGGKVIVNRTAGTVTVTDYPENLEQVARHLRGLEARVRAGVVIEAKIFEVTLDDETKYGIDWSALPDLSSLSLSGSLSAGAAATQSLSTGATAIQIGVAGSKFNAFLDAQAKAGNLNVLSAPKVSTLNNQKAIIRIGRQDVFFRAIVTPASTTSAAFTTFTPDSVTEGIVLSVTPQIGQDGRIMLSIHPSITEKVGTATAPDRNTAPILDIRETNTVVSVADGETVFIGGLMQERTQETVTSVPILGDIPYVGALFRSNDQTKKKTELVILISPRVIRTTEGAEVAAAERERLENLTRGHRIGGRPWLYGTEGERETLRPWN